The Apium graveolens cultivar Ventura chromosome 6, ASM990537v1, whole genome shotgun sequence genome contains a region encoding:
- the LOC141664754 gene encoding non-specific lipid transfer protein GPI-anchored 7-like, which yields MAGLARMNSLILAVLVVAMTASWVTEAQTLPSCVQNLIGCADSLNTTTKPPETCCAPLKEALTNELPCLCKLYTNTDLLKSFSINVTQSMEIPARCGLDANLDACSGPSSNVGRIASTGIFSSLMILAAAMVF from the exons ATGGCTGGTTTAGCAAGGATGAACAGCTTGATTCTGGCGGTGTTAGTGGTGGCCATGACGGCGAGTTGGGTAACAGAAGCACAAACCCTTCCATCGTGCGTTCAAAATCTGATAGGTTGCGCTGATTCTCTCAACACCACGACCAAACCGCCAGAGACTTGTTGCGCACCACTCAAAGAAGCTTTAACTAATGAGCTTCCGTGTCTGTGTAAACTCTATACCAACACTGATTTGCTTAAATCTTTCAGTATTAATGTTACACAGTCTATGGAGATTCCTGCTCGGTGTGGCCTCGATGCCAATCTCGATGCATGCAGCG GACCTTCGAGCAATGTCGGCAGGATTGCATCAACCGGAATATTTAGCTCATTAATGATTTTGGCTGCTGCAATGGTCTTTTGA
- the LOC141668187 gene encoding FAM10 family protein At4g22670-like codes for MDEVEEVGEAECKTFYEDEVEEDEIIESDVEFDAEMVEPDNDPPQKMGDSSVESSEEDRDAAQEAKGKAMRAFSEGNHEEAIEHLTHAILLCPISAMMYATRATVYIKMKKPNAAIRDANAALEINPDSAKGHKARGMALAMLGQWTEAAKDLHVASNIDYDEEISDVLKKVEPNAHKIEEHRRKYDRLHKEREDRMVERDRQCRKAQAQAAYEKSKKQEKTSSSRGSAGVRGGFPSGNPGGIPGGMPRGFGGMPGGGNMARAGGMPAGMPGAGSMPAGFDYSRIFSSMYNDPEMMAAMKNLEIIAALQEVSKDAENFEKYEHNPRVGPMLKKMFDLYRG; via the exons ATGGATGAAGTGGAGGAAGTGGGAGAGGCTGAATGTAAGACGTTTTACGAAGATGAAGTTGAGGAGGACGAGATAATTGAATCTGATGTTGAATTTGATGCTGAAATGGTTGAGCCTGATAATGATCCTCCGCAAAAG ATGGGAGATTCTTCTGTTGAGTCTAGTGAGGAAGATCGTGATGCTGCTCAAGAAGCCAAGGGGAAAGCAATGAGAGCATTCTCTGAAG GTAACCATGAGGAAGCAATTGAGCACCTTACGCATGCTATCTTGCTCTGCCCAATATCAGCTATGATGTATGCTACCAGAG CCACTGTGTACATTAAAATGAAAAAACCAAATGCTGCAATTCGAGATGCCAATGCTGCTCTAGAG ATTAATCCTGATTCTGCCAAAGGCCATAAAGCTCGAGGAATGGCACTAGCAATGCTGGGCCAGTGGACGGAGGCTGCAAAGGATCTTCATGTAGCTTCCAACATAGACTATGATGAGGAGATAAGTGATGTACTTAAAAAG GTGGAACCCAATGCTCATAAAATCGAGGAGCACAGACGGAAATATGACAGGCTGCACAAAGAGAGAGAGGACAGAATGGTTGAAAGGGATAGACAATGCCGCAAAGCTCAGGCTCAG GCTGCTTATGAAAAGTCTAAGAAGCAAGAAAAGACATCTTCAAGTAGAGGGTCTGCTGGAGTGCGTGGAGGCTTTCCCAGTGGAAATCCTGGAGGCATTCCTGGTGGCATGCCCAGAGGCTTTGGGGGTATGCCTGGTGGCGGTAATATGGCTAGAGCTGGGGGTATGCCAGCTGGCATGCCTGGAGCTGGGAGTATGCCAGCTGGTTTTGACTATAGCAGAATATTCAGTTCTATGTATAAT GACCCTGAGATGATGGCGGCAATGAAGAATCTAGAAATCATTGCTGCTCTTCAAGAAG TGTCAAAAGATGCAGAGAATTTCGAGAAGTATGAGCACAATCCCAGGGTAGGTCCAATGCTTAAAAAGATGTTTGACCTCTACCGTGGCTAA
- the LOC141665213 gene encoding hsp70-Hsp90 organizing protein 3-like produces MADEAKAAGNAAFAAGNFSDAIRHFSDAINLSPTNHVLYSNRSAAYASLNNFSDALADAKKTVEIKPDWSKGYSRLGSAFIGLRDYVSAIEAYKKGLEIDPTNEGLKSGLSDAEKAASTRPGFDPTRPGSSPFGDAFGPEMWAKLTADPSTRAYMQQPDFVNMMRELQKNPNNLNLYLKDPRFMQSLGVLLNIKLSTRGNEDKEMFEAQSERKRPAEEEQVNVKEKKREAEPMQEEVEVSEEKEARERKAKAQKEKEAGNVAYKKKDFENAIKCYSEAVELDDTDISFLTNRAAVYLEMGKFEECIKDCDKAVERGRELRSDFKMVAKALTRKGTALVKMAKCSRDYEPAIETFQKALTEHRNPDTLKKLNDAEKAKKDLEQQEYFDPKIADEEREKGNEFFKQQKYPEAIKQYTESLRRNPKDHKAYSNRAACYTKLGALPEGLKDAEKCIELDPTFAKGYTRKGAAQFLMKDYDKALETYEAGLKHDPHNQELLDGVKRCVGQINKASRGDLTPEELKERQAKAMQDPEIQNILQDPVMRQVLVDLQENPKASQEHMKNPLVMNKIQKLISSGIVQIK; encoded by the exons ATGGCAGACGAAGCTAAAGCCGCCGGAAACGCCGCCTTCGCCGCCGGAAACTTCTCCGACGCAATTCGCCACTTCTCCGACGCGATCAACCTTTCTCCGACCAATCACGTTCTCTACTCCAACCGATCCGCCGCTTACGCTTCTCTCAACAACTTCTCCGACGCTTTAGCCGACGCGAAAAAAACCGTTGAGATTAAACCGGACTGGTCTAAAGGGTATTCACGGCTCGGTTCGGCTTTTATCGGGTTACGTGATTATGTATCGGCGATTGAAGCGTATAAGAAAGGGCTTGAGATTGATCCTACCAATGAAGGTTTGAAATCGGGTTTATCCGATGCGGAGAAGGCGGCTTCGACCCGACCCGGGTTTGACCCGACCCGACCCGGATCGAGTCCGTTTGGAGATGCGTTTGGGCCGGAGATGTGGGCGAAGCTGACGGCTGATCCGTCGACTAGGGCGTATATGCAACAGCCTGATTTTGTGAATATGATGAGAGAATTGCAGAAAAACCCGAATAATTTGAATCTGTATTTGAAGGATCCTAGGTTTATGCAATCATTAGGTGTTTTGCTTAATATTAAGCTTTCGACACGGGGGAATGAGGATAAGGAGATGTTTGAAGCTCAGTCGGAGAGGAAGAGGCCAGCTGAGGAGGAACAGGTGAATGTGAAGGAGAAGAAACGCGAGGCGGAGCCAATGCAGGAGGAGGTGGAAGTGTCGGAGGAGAAGGAGGCGAGGGAAAGGAAGGCGAAAGCGCAGAAGGAGAAAGAGGCGGGGAATGTGGCTTATAAGAAGAAGGATTTTGAGAATGCAATTAAGTGTTATAGTGAGGCTGTTGAATTGGATGATACGGATATTTCGTTTTTGACGAATAGGGCTGCTGTTTATTTGGAGATGGGGAAG TTTGAGGAGTGCATTAAAGATTGCGACAAAGCTGTTGAAAGAGGCAGAGAACTCAGATCGGACTTCAAGATGGTTGCAAAGGCTTTGACGAGGAAAGGGACTGCTTTGGTGAAAATGGCCAAATGCTCCAGGGACTATGAACCTGCCATTGAGACATTTCAGAAAGCTTTGACAGAGCATCGTAATCCGGATACACTGAAGAAACTTAACGATGCTGAGAAAGCAAAGAAAGATCTGGAGCAACAGGAGTATTTTGATCCAAAAATAGCAGACGAGGAGCGAGAGAAAg GTAATGAATTTTTTAAGCAGCAAAAGTATCCCGAAGCAATTAAGCAGTACACGGAATCATTGAGGAGGAATCCAAAGGATCACAAG GCATACAGCAACAGAGCGGCTTGCTATACAAAACTAGGGGCATTACCCGAGGGATTGAAGGATGCAGAGAAGTGTATTGAGCTTGATCCCACATTCGCCAAGGGATATACCAGAAAAGGTGCTGCCCAATTTCTCATGAAAGATTATGACAAAGCTTTGGAAACATATGAAGCAGGGTTGAAACACGATCCACACAACCAAGAACTGCTGGATGGTGTTAAGAG ATGTGTCGGTCAGATCAACAAGGCCAGCCGCGGTGATTTAACTCCTGAGGAATTGAAGGAGCGGCAG GCCAAGGCAATGCAAGACCCTGAGATTCAGAACATCCTCCAAGACCCAGTAATGAGACAG GTTTTGGTAGATTTGCAGGAGAATCCCAAGGCGTCACAGGAGCACATGAAGAATCCCCTAGTGATGAACAAGATTCAGAAGTTAATAAGTTCAGGGATTGTGCAGATTAAGTAA